A region from the Anomaloglossus baeobatrachus isolate aAnoBae1 chromosome 11, aAnoBae1.hap1, whole genome shotgun sequence genome encodes:
- the LOC142256846 gene encoding indolethylamine N-methyltransferase-like isoform X2, translating into MDPSPSKFYSEHGFDSRQWLEQYFSDASVMNLGADFLEFPMKNLTKTFAEGHIKGDVLIDLSIGSMIHQLYAACEFFEHIIILKIKDRCILELKRWVDSRTGAFDWQHAAKLHVDIEGKCEHFQDKEEKVRSAAHHVVKCDLTKENILDPMVLPPADCVITFWLLGGICKHQDDYIRNLGKISKLMKPGGHIIITGILGTTYYTVGKDKLHGFCYHEGFVKEALVGVGFVIDRFDIKERTAVSDLIDYKHVMFVVAHKEK; encoded by the exons ATGGATCCCAGTCCCTCTAAGTTCTATTCTGAACATGGCTTTGATTCTAGACAATGGCTTGAGCAGTATTTTTCTGACGCATCTGTAATGAACTTGGGAGCTGATTTCTTGGAATTTCCCATGAAAAATCTTACAAAAACATTCGCTGAGG GTCATATTAAAGGAGACGTCTTGATTGACCTCAGTATTGGTTCCATGATTCATCAATTATATGCAGCCTGTGAATTTTTCGAACACATCATAATTCTGAAGATCAAAGACAGATGCATCCTGGAACTGAAGAGATGGGTGGACTCACGTACGGGAGCGTTTGATTGGCAGCATGCTGCAAAACTTCATGTGGACATAGAAGGAAAATG TGAACATTTTCAAGACAAAGAAGAAAAAGTGAGATCGGCCGCTCATCATGTTGTGAAATGTGATCTTACGAAAGAAAATATATTAGATCCAATGGTCTTACCTCCAGCAGATTGTGTCATCACTTTTTGGCTTCTAGGTGGAATCTGCAAACATCAAGATGATTACATAAGAAATCTCGGGAAGATCTCAAAGTTGATGAAACCTGGAGGACACATTATAATAACTGGGATACTAGGTACAACATATTACACAGTTGGGAAAGACAAACTCCATGGTTTTTGCTATCATGAGGGTTTTGTCAAGGAAGCCCTAGTTGGTGTGGGTTTTGTAATTGATCGCTTTGATATTAAGGAAAGAACAGCTGTCAGTGACCTTATTGACTATAAGCATGTCATGTTCGTTGTAGCTCACAAAGAAAAGTAG